Proteins found in one Hyla sarda isolate aHylSar1 chromosome 7, aHylSar1.hap1, whole genome shotgun sequence genomic segment:
- the LOC130281884 gene encoding uncharacterized protein LOC130281884, whose amino-acid sequence MELKGLGFVPLLLAFWCVAWLATSYIMTVVLGHAASSLMSISDVGNFFPESILFRIGFIGMSIGTLVLTFLIYKYMVMHTEEFIGHQVLIQRILLAIVWASCFATAIMHVLYPEEYPRIHFVSMIISITCEALYYFGQSIQMYKLPGAKKVIHHSRCTCCGLTFVCVVFYFGYETLKELFHNDEDWDEIREIPIIIIEWVMLLLILINIVTYYSTMQRLLLTVSRNSCTLSLRVKIDDFGV is encoded by the exons atggagctaaaaggtttggggttcgtccccctcctgttggcgttttggtgtgtggcctggcttgccaccagctacatcatgacggtcgtcctcggccatgccgcctcgtcactgatgagcatcag cgacgtgggaaatttctttcctgaaagcatattattcagaattggattcatagggatgtccattggcactttggtactaacctttcttatttataagtatatggttatgcatactgaagagttcattggtcatcaggtcctgatccagaggatcctgctcgccatagtgtgggcctcctgttttgccacagctaTCATGCATGTATTGtaccccgaagaatatcccaggatacactttgtcagcatgataatttccattacatgtgaagccttatactactttgggcagtccatccagatgtataaattaccaggagcgaaaaaagtcatccaccatagtagatgcacctgctgtggcctgacttttgtctgtgtagttttctattttggatatgaaacattaaaggaattattccataatgatgaagactgggacgagatccgtgaaatccccatcataatcatcgagtgggtgatgcttctactgatcctgataaacatcgtgacctattattccaccatgcagaggttattgttgaccgtctccagaaacagctgcacactctctcttagagtaaaaattgatgacttcggggtgtag